In a genomic window of Paramecium tetraurelia macronuclear, complete genome:
- a CDS encoding Lipase: MQFINNDSLFNFSSESNEEIDVVPSEHHLNLQTTVVKDKFYQNLQSSITMLNQMLGLSQNILNKQNTKEDVSKKILQLITIASEGLMQIEQIYSLIELKEFGIHQRHQNYNQAQSYNSINQNTTNMVLDYLNHFILNKILEILNKFPNQDKQQNRKFSIYCSKLQSCIEILPGATSVMQDDLFSLNQQHLFWQQLKNHIEIKQLADHEQVRQSYDKVCEGILLANAMISKGSEYEGQIKQQFMQGLGFVFYALNKQKMKSRANHFLADPKKEEVFKAWNLPEQGLVKMLLPAVFPFIKFNQKIYIPRYFRCISSEYILNQYKRSTINKINNDCGLFYPENRITLEDLLTKKESSDRVQVRILCHEILKPKKQSLLQQFVGQIIKNDTVFDKIIIHIHGGGFVAMSSRSHQTYTRKWANALKVPIFSIDYRMAPNHPYPAGLDDCWQAYMFILTFIEQYYNVVPNKVVLVGDSAGGNLVAALTIQAIKAGVRVPDGVLLAYPALSLDIKQFTPSFLVSLDDSLLHHTVLKLCLKSYIQKEFNPNLDPMLSPSKANDDILKRFPKTRIQVGTYDPLHDESFRLLQRLIQLNRDARLIEYQSMPHGFLSFDVINGMSEAKQTVLDAQDILSDLLK; encoded by the exons atgcaatttataaataatgatagcctattcaattttagttCGGAATCgaatgaagaaattgatgTTGTTCCTTCAGAACATCATCTCAATCTACAAACAACAGTAGTTAAAGATAAATTCTACTAGAATCTTTAAAGTTCTATTACAATGCTCAATCAGATGTTGGGATTATCCTAAAATATCCTCAATAAACAAAACACCAAAGAAGATGTATCTAAAAAGATTctgtaattaattacaattgcATCAGAAGGATTAATGCAAATcgaataaatatattccttgatagaattaaaagaattcgGAATTCATTAGAgacattaaaattacaattaagcCCAATCCTACaactcaataaattaaaatacaaccAATATGGttcttgattatttaaacCATTTCatcttgaataaaattttagaaattctaaataaatttcctAATCAAGATAAATAgcaaaatagaaaattctCTATCTATTgctctaaattataatcctGTATAGAAATATTACCTGGTGCTACTAGTGTAATGTAGGATGACttattttctcttaattagtaacatttattttggcaacaattaaaaaaccatatagaaattaaataattagctGATCATGAATAAGTAAGATAATCTTATGACAAAGTGTGTGAGGGTATTCTTCTGGCAAATGCTATGATATCCAAAGGATCTGAATATGAGggataaataaaacaataatttatgtaaGGATTGGGCTTTGTATTTTATgctttgaataaataaaaaatgaaaagtaGAGCAAATCATTTTCTAGCAGATCCTAAAAAGGAAGAGGTTTTTAAGGCTTGGAATCTTCCTGAACAAGGTCTTGTCAAAATGCTCTTGCCAGCTGTGTTTcctttcattaaatttaactagAAGATTTATATTCCAAGATATTTTAGATGTATTTCATCTGAATATATTCTAAACCAATATAAAAGATCcacaatcaataaaattaataatgattgcGGCCTATTTTACCCAGAAAATAGGATTACTTTAGAAGATTTATTGACTAAAAAGGAAAGTTCAGATAGAGTACAAGTTAGAATTCTGTGTCATGAGATCTTAAAGCCAAAGAAGCAATCGTTGTTATAGCAATTTGTaggataaataataaagaatgatactgtttttgataaaattattattcacatac atGGAGGCGGTTTTGTAGCTATGTCTTCTAGATCACATTAAACATACACAAGAAAATGGGCCAATGCTTTGAAAGTACCCATCTTCTCAATAGATTACAGAATGGCACCAAATCATCCTTATCCTGCAGGACTGGATGACTGTTGGTAAGCCtatatgtttattttaacattcattgaataatattataacgTAGTTCCAAATAAGGTTGTATTAGTGGGGGATAGTGCAGGAGGCAATCTAGTTGCTGCATTGACTATTTAAGCCATAAAAGCAGGCGTTAGAGTACCTGATGGTGTATTGTTGGCTTATCCTGCGTTATCTTTGGACATAAAGCAATTCACTCCGAGTTTTTTAGTATCCTTGGATGATTCGT TGCTTCACCATACGGTTTTGAAGTTATGTTTAAAGTCATATATTTAAAAGGAATTCAATCCGAATTTGGATCCAATGTTATCCCCGTCTAAAGCTAATGACGATATTCTGAAGAGGTTTCCTAAGACGAGGATATAGGTTGGAACTTATGATCCTTTGCACGACGAGAGTTTTCGGTTGCTATAGAGATTGATACAATTGAATAGAGATGctagattaattgaatattagtCTATGCCTCATGGGTTTTTATCATTTGATGTTATTAATGGCATGAGTGAAGCCAAATAAACAGTGTTGGATGCGTAAGATATTTTATCTGATCTGctgaaatga